CCATTTATTAAAAGCAGGCATAGAGATTCCATTCATGCGTGCATTTCTAGGCCGTGGCCTTCTGCTCTATCTGTGCAAAGCGCGTAAGTCACGGGTcacataaaaaaagaacactgaCAAGGGAAAAACCATCGCGACTTTTATTCTTTAATCCAACCTGATATATATCGTTGCACTTCCAGTTGAAACAATAAACGTGCACATGAGGTACTGCGCCGATGAACTCCCCCTTCTTTGTCATGTGTGCTAGGAAAACACTTCATTGGGGCTGTAGAGCTTGCGTCTGTAAACAAAATCAGGCATCACAATTTATTTCTTTGAACACAGTAGTATTGAGAAAAACACTATCATTTGACCGCGAGCGTAACCTTCagcgtatgaggcttttatatttTGACTGCATTTGCGATAACTTCTACATAGCATCAAGACAGTTTTTAAAATATAGATTGCAGGGGTTTATTGGGCAGCCACCACGATACAATTATAAGGCAAGCTGCTGTTGGCAATTCCGCAGTAATTATGACCGACTAAGGTTCTTCAACATGCCTTCAAGTTTAAGTAGAAGGACGTGCTTTGCATTTACCTCCCATGGAGCTGCGAAAGGCACAGGCAGGGCCCCCACCTTCGATATTTTTCGTGCAGAGATAATGTGGCGGATATCAAATGAGTTCTCACTATGACCAACAATAAATGAAAAAGCAGTAATCATTAACGCACACGGGACCAAACCATGACGCATCATGCCCTTTTAAGGCTCTTCTAGTTTGGCAGGACAATAAAATGCTGAAAGAATGAAATGGGCAAATATAGGCGTGTACGTATTTTAATTTTCACCACGACCTGCGCACTGTTGCTGCTGGAAAAATGAAATCACTCACGTTTACTCCGATTACCGACGTCACCGAAGGTATCCGCAACAGGCTCACCGCATAGAACCTAGTGCGCGACACCATGCACTGGGTGGTAGTCGTAGCGTTGGCCGTAGCTGTAGCGAGCCGGATAGTAGCCATACGTGTAGCTTGGATCGTGGTGGACAATGCCGGCTACCGTGGCTGGCACTGCGACGTGGACGGCGTAGGCTGGAGCGTGATGCACAACCGCGGTAGGCACCGAAGCCTGGACAGTGTTGACGGAAGTGACCGCGGGTGTGTAGGAAGACGCTTTGGCGACAGTGCGTGGAACACCAGGGTTAGCACTCTGGTAGCTCACCACCCGGGATGCCTCGGAAACAGCGGGGCCGTGGTGAACAACGCCAGCTACCGCGGCTGGCACTGTGGCATGGACGGCGTAGGCTGGAGCATGATGCACAACAGCGGTGGGCACCGAAGAGTGTACAGTGTGGACCGCAGTGACAGCGGGTGTGTAGGAAGACGCTTTGGCGATGGTGTGCGGAACGCCAGGGTGGCCACTTCGGTAGCTCACCGCTCGGGATGCCTCGGAAACAGCAGGGGCGTGGTGAATGGTGGTGGCCACGGCTGGAGCCGCTACAACGGCTGCAGTGTAGACTTCCTTTGTTTCTACCGGCCAGGAGCTGACGCCATTGGCAACGGCCAACAAGACGCAGGAATAGAACTGCAATAGATAAGTTTCAGCGTAATCCGAGCGAAATATTCGCATTACTGATTTGCGATCCCAGATATGAAAACAGAAATGCTAGGCCTAGACAAAAGAAGCCCATCTTGAACAATAACCGTACTTATTAACCCAACGCGTGATTGCAAACAACCATGGCGATCACTCAACAGCTCTACTGATATTTAGTGCACCTGGAATATGTGCACGTACAATAGTAAACTCGGTTTTCTCTCTAGTATACCGGCCAAGTCAGGAATGCTTATTGGAAATAGAGCCTATTTTACAATAGTAGGTGCTGTGTGGTAACAGAAATTGATGTTCGCTTATACGAAACACTCGCTATAGAAGTGTTCATCATGACAGCTACGACGTTTCTTAGTGGAGGGACAAACATAACCCAATTTCGCTATATCTGTTTCAAAAGTATTTTGTCCAGTGCCAGTAAATTATTATAGCGTGACATAACCTCTCCTCCGTTTCTGAAATGTTAAATAAATGTGAGCTGGAACCACTGGAATGTAGGCGAAGAATTTCAAGGTTAGTCTTCTTTTATAATCTATACAACAATGAATCTGGTTTAAATAAAGAATTGCACATTCTGCCACCTCCTCAGCGCTCAGCAAGGTTAAATCATTCAAAAACTGTAAGACCATATGCTCCTaaaaataacacattcaagtactccttttttgtaagaaccattgaagactggaattcactgccTTCCGACTGCGTGCACGCTCCGACTTCTTCTAGTTTTGATCTCTGTGTTAGGAACCTTATGTAACCCTCTCCTGCtaggatggtgaaaaactgtctgcagtatttctttaaaaaaaaaaacaggtgtgaAATGTGTGACGACTGTTTCGAAAAGCCTGACTGTGAGCAACGAGCGAGTATGAATGCCCTATGTTGGCACTCGGTCGTTTGCGTGCCGGTGAAAATGGAGTGATCCTCAAAGAAGACCAAATGGCATCTATAGCAAGGCAAATTGCTGTGAGAAGTGATAGCAATTACAACGAAATTCCTCAATTTTACAAAAACTGCCTTGACGATTTTGCGAAATCTTATAGCGCTATGAGAGCATGCTTGACAATATGCGAGAGGTCTGAGTAATCATGGTGAGGATTGTCTTGTGAATATAGTGGGAGGCATGCTTACAGCAATCATTGTCGGCTGGAGATGGTTCTGGCTCGCAAGACTGCAGAACAGACTAACTCTGAAGGGACAACCAATTCTTTATATACTCGGTCCGACGGGTGTATTTTTCGCATCAGTGGcttctcttttccttttttttcctgacTCGCTCGAAGAATAATAAATTTTGCATCAATAATCTGCCTATCGAGTTCCAACTCGTCATGATCATACTCTGGTCTGTGTGTACAAGACACCTAGTTCGCATGCCCGGAGCAGTGCTCGTTGATCTTTCTTCATCGCTGTCAACTACAGATCGGTAAGCTCGATATATAGTGTAGAAGCTTCTGTGTCTGTGGCTGATGTTAGCTCACTGTAGTTGTGAGGGCGAACGAGTTCGTTTACCCAAGTAAAGGTGTTTGCATTGAGCCAGCGTATACAAGTGAGCAgtgaaaaatattaaaaaaacactCAAATGGTTTTTCGCTCACTGATTTTGCGATAACAGTGGGTCGTCGGTTTTTCATGCGCTCTTTGAGATAGCTATCTCGTTGACACGGCACTCACCTAAAGCCAGAGGAGCGGTTTGCGAAGTTTGTCGTTTGTCAATGTTTTCTTCCACAAAAATACGCATGAGCTTCGCAGTGcactttattgattgatatgtggagtttaacgtctcaaaagcacaatatgaatgtgagagacgccgtagtgaaggacttcggaaattccgaccacctggggtgccttaacgtgcacccaaatctgagcacaggggcctacagattttttgcctccatcgaaaatgcagccgccgctgccgggattcgatcctgcgacatgcgcgacagcagccgagtacttgagccactaaaccaccacggcggggctcgcaGTGTACTTGTGCCATGTACAAACAGTGGTTACCCTTCAGCTATCCTTAATGTCGCGCTGCCACCTCGTTAAAGAATGTTGCATCATGTTACCTTTGTTTGGATCATTTTTGTTGTCTCGTTCCTGGTTCGTGGTTCTGGTGAAATTCTATGGAGCCTACGCTCAATTTCGCTTAGCGCCAATCACCGCTCACACGGAGAGAGATGTAACTAGTACTCGATTTGCATGGCTTCCCGGATCGCGCGACGGTGGCTTCTTCTGGCGAGCAATCTCGGAAGTCATGCATTCAGAACAGCATGCTTTGTTGTCTCAGTGCGAGTGAGGCAAACGTGCCTGGTAATGATTTCATGCAGCCTTTTCGTAGCTGTGGCGGCCGATACTTCATCAATCTGATTAAAAATGTTGGGGTTAAGCATCCCATACCACTATAGGATTATAAAACACAGCCTAATacagggctctggaagtttctaCCACGAGGGTTTCTTTGACATGTGCATTATTCTTAGTACGCGGGCCGCAAGCGTTGTTCTCTTGATCGAACATGCGGCCGTTTAGGCCGTCATTCGATTTCGCAACCATTAGGACAGCAGTGGAACTTCATTAGCACTAGCCCACTAAGGCTGGTGTAATTCTAAATAAAAGACACTCAGTTTCGCTGCATTGTGAATTTTCATAAAAGTTCATAAAAGCGTACACCTGAACATCACCCCTTCCTCGTGAATTTCTGGTGTTATCTATACAAGCGCTGCGAGAAACAGATGCGGCAAGGGTGGTTTGAAGCATTTCAAGGCATTTAGCAGTGCTGTCACAGTGTTGCCATCCTGATGTAATTTTTGTCGTACGCGGTACCACCCGCTATTTACTTGAAGAAATCTGATAACCAATATCTCTTGAAACGGAAGTCGTTTGTGAACCAAAACTACATCAAACATATCACCGCTTTACATTTCAAGAACGTGCCCTGGCATCCACGTTAACCAGGTTCCCATTTCGAAATGTCACAGCAGCTGAGTATATTGGCTTCATACTCACCGCGCTGTGAGCACAAAATGTGCTTATTCAGCTGCTGTCCATATAGTTCCCGTCGGAATTCAACTTAAAGAACCTGAATCTTTGCATTGAGCGTTCATATCGTCCTTGCAACACGCGGTGGTTACCTGCAGCAGGCTGTGGTGAAGCACTCTGAAGGTCAATGTCATAGGTTCTTATCACGCAATCTGTATGCTTATTTTGATAGGAGCAAAAAGCAATAGGCTAGTTTTACTTTAATGAACTCATGGCTCCCAAAATTAACCCGTTCTCTTCAACTACAGTATGCTGCATACTGTGGTTTTGACATGTAAAACGGTCGAAATAGTTCTTGTATTTTCTGCATATGTGTCGTGGGTTATATATATAGTTGCTGGAACTGAACTATGCAAATAACAGAACCGAGTTTTATCCTATCGATATTATCATGAGGTTGGAGAAAATTTCGAGGCATTCATGACACTGCGCAATGTAAATAGTATCCTAATTATGGTATGAGTCCCACCGAGTGAGCTGTAGATGTTTTTCGTATCTATCGGTTACTTTTTTACGTATATCAGTCACAAAGTGATCATAAAACACACTAATGATGATAGTATTCTGCAGAGCCAAGAGGTCGCATTATTGGCGAACTCTGGTTACTCCTTGATACTTAGCataactagaaatttcataagCATGGGGTATTTCTAACACGTAACCTTCTCAGGTAACTATAGAGGGCAAAGATCAAGAAAAACGACGTATAAAATATGCACACCATGGTCATTTTCTTTGAAGTCACTGTGTCGTTTGTTGCTGCAGCTCAACTGAAGTTAATGAAGGTGTCCATTTTATACCTCTACCATTAACTCTTCATTATTCGCCATTTGCCCTTGTGGAAACATTTGTGTCGTTCTATGCCAATAGGGTCTGTAAATAAAATCGTGTCATCAATTAAAACTACCAAAGAGATGTATTTTTCAAACAAGCACTCCTTCGACTCGGCGTTCTCTCGTATAGCGTATGTAGCTCCAATACGATTACGGATATCAGTGATAAGTATTGCAAAGAGTCAACAGTTTTATAAAG
The sequence above is drawn from the Rhipicephalus microplus isolate Deutch F79 chromosome 3, USDA_Rmic, whole genome shotgun sequence genome and encodes:
- the LOC142803823 gene encoding uncharacterized protein LOC142803823, with the translated sequence MIAFYSCVLLAVANGVSSWPVETKEVYTAAVVAAPAVATTIHHAPAVSEASRAVSYRSGHPGVPHTIAKASSYTPAVTAVHTVHSSVPTAVVHHAPAYAVHATVPAAVAGVVHHGPAVSEASRVVSYQSANPGVPRTVAKASSYTPAVTSVNTVQASVPTAVVHHAPAYAVHVAVPATVAGIVHHDPSYTYGYYPARYSYGQRYDYHPVHGVAH